The segment TGGAGACCGGGAAGCAAAGTGATTAACAGAGCGATgagttggttggtttgtttgctAAAGTTCTGTTTATCCAAGTAAAGATGGCGGCCAAACGTAAACCAGACGTGGCGGTTCCCGCGGAGGAGAGCGACCAGCTGCTGATCCGCCCGCTGTGAGTTTAAATCCGACACTTTGAGCCGCCAACCCCGCTGCCTGCGCACTTCCCTCCGACCAAACTCCGTTCACAGAACCACTCATTTCTTCATTTGTCCGGCCCATAAACCCGAATATACACTTTTATTAGTTTTACTGAATAATAATGACCAGCCTTACAATTCGGCACGTAAACGGCATTTATTTGCGATGTTTGATTTACTTGTTTAAGTAACTTGTGTTTAATGAAGTGAGATTTTCTATATTTCCAGGCAACTAATCCTTCAGCTTTTGTTGTTTCCTGCcaatttatttaaaagaaaagcttCTTTTTGTTAAACATGGCGGTGATGGTgtgtttatttatctatttcatCACTTCACTatgtgcaataataataataatcaggtactgagcagcaTTGTGAATATTGTTTATTGCATATACTGAGATTTtccttatcttattcttatATCTTATATCTTATTTTTACACTGTTTATAAGGGAAGGGTTGTAATACACTGTTAATATGAGAGGGGTGTCATTTTGctttatctttactttatcttattttgtcttattgtactatatttattttgctcTATTGTATTTCCtgacttaatctttttttctgtaaacgagtgcactgcaaaaaaaaaaaaaaaggaatttcccgcaagggtttaaaaaagtaattctgattctgatttgtgTGCAGAGGAGCCGGTCAGGAGGTGGGACGGTCCTGCATCATCCTGGAGTTCAAGGGGAGGAAGATCATGGTAACGCTGCGCCTGTGTTGTCCCCTCAGCTGTAAAATGTtatctagggatgggaatcgagaaccggttcttgttgagaaccggttcccagtgtttcagttccttggaatcgttttggccattttgcaaacgattcccttatcgatcccAGTGGGcgtgaatgacgtcaccacgcagcgttgcgtgttGAGTccggcgcagccagcagccagcagtaaacatggcgcccaagcggtacaaacgctcgaaagtttggttccacatccctaaaaaagacgacaacagggcaacttgcaaagtgaatatttcaccaaagggaggaaatactaccaacatgcaataactatgaatgaatgattaacgtcggtgaatctgaacccagcagcgttagcaacgttagcaacgttagcatgtcctcggctaacactgcaggtaactaactaacaaacactgcctatcatgttagcaccatttgcctgattgtaaaagctgctgttagtatcggttaaggttaaatgaatgccttctcaggcattacatttagatgaaatcatgagagacagagcctgactggctcagagccagaggctggtggtactacccccagttcacctctacctccagcttctcctttcaccagagcaggaagagttaaattacccaggccaggatagaccaatgtggacctcaccgttgttgggtttgtgaggtcatgactcgtgttacttctaaactaaacaaagttgatgctaatcgaccggtttgttgtcctttttctccaaatgagaatcgataagggaaccgacaaagaaccgaatcgttaagcagaatcgaaaatggaattggaatcgtaaaaatctgaTCAGTTCCCATCCCTGCTGTAACCCTGCATGTGACTGTAAACCCTGTAAAGCTGCATCTGTGTTGGGTTCCAGCTGGACTGCGGCATCCATCCTGGCCTGGAGGGGATGGACGCTCTGCCGTACATCGACCTGATCGACCCGGCTGAGATCGACCTGCTGCTCATCAGCCAGTGAGTTCAGAACGTAGATCCGGTTTGATCCGGTTTGTCTCGGGTGTTGTTCAGGCtgctgaccctgaccctgacccccCCGCAGCTTCCACCTGGACCACTGCGGCGCGCTGCCCTGGTTCCTGCAGAAGACCAGCTTTAAGGGCCGGACCTTCATGACGCACGCCTCCAAGGCCATCTACCGCTGGCTGCTGTCCGACTACGTCAAGGTCAGGTAGGTGGTGTCAGAGCGGCGCCCCCCCGCCTCACAGCCGGCCGTTTGGGTGTAGCGTGGTGTGGAGGAAGAAGTGTGGATGTgatcttcttctgtgtttttttaatgtttcttctCCCAGTTTTTTGTTCTGATTTTAGATTTTTATCCTTTGTTTCTGCACAAAGCTTCGTCTGCTTTCAGGGAAAACTGATGTTTGCATCAgaaaaagtttgttttctgtgaacACTCAGAGGGAAACGGGTCCGGTGGGAAGGTTCtgcagagttttttttatttttttttgttttttttatttattttgtttttctgagtttgttttattttttatttttaatttttttaaatatataaaataaaaattcttttcttttgcagaatttctgagtttttttttattttttctaaaataaattttctgagttttttttatttttttattttttttatttttaattttttttaatatttaaaataaaaatccttTTCTTTTGCAGAGTTTCtgagtttttacatttttttaaatttttttctgagtttttctgagttttgcagaattttttttagtttttctgagttttgcagagttttttttagtttttctgagtTGTTCTGAGTTTTGCAGGGTTCTGCTGAGTTCTGCTGAGTTGTTCTGTTGTGTGCTGCagcaacatctctgcagacgaCATGCTGTACACTGAGACCGACCTGGAGGACAGCATGGAGAAGATCGAGACCATCAACTTCCACGAGGTCAAAGAAGTGGCCGGCATCAAGTTCTGGTGTTACCACGCCGGCCACGTGCTCGGAGCCGCCATGTTCATGATCGAGATCGCCGGCGTTAAGGTGCGTCTACCCACTACTTCCTGTCGGTCTGAGGTTAACAGAGatggaaacaggaagtggagcaGAGTGACCCGTTAGCTGCTGTTGGTTAGCCTAAATGTGCTAACTGTGCCCGTCTGCAGCTGCTGTACACCGGCGACTTCTCCCGGCAGGAGGACCGACATCTGATGGCGGCAGAGATCCCCAGCGTGAAGCCGGACATCCTGATCACAGTGAGGGCGCCGCGGCCGCACGTCCGCCAGGCtcgccgctaatgctaatgctaacgctaaccATCTGTGTCCGACAGGAGTCCACGTACGGGACCCACATCCACGAGAAGCGGGAGGAGCGCGAGGCGCGCTTCTGCAACACCGTGCACGACATCGTGAACCGCGAGGGCCGCTGCCTGATCCCCGTGTTCGCCCTGGGGCGAGCGCAGGAGCTGCTGCTCATCCTCGGTGAGTTCGGCCGCCGCCGCCAGCCGCCGCGTAGCCGCCGCGTAGCCGCGAGCTGAGCGTCTGACGTCCTCTCTGCCTGTTCCCCCCAGACGAGTACTGGCAGAACCACCCAGAGCTGCACGACATCCCCATCTACTACGCCTCGTCTCTGGCCCGGAAGTGCATGGCCGTGTACCAGACCTACATCAACGCCATGAACGACAAGATCCGCAAAGCCATCAACATCAACAACCCCTTCGTGTTCAAGCACATCAGCAACCTGAAGGTGTGAGCGCGCTCTGCGGGCCGCCGGGTCGGCCTGGGCCCCCCCACAGGTCGCCTCACTGAGCCCGTTGTTGTTCTGGCGTTTCAGAGCATGGACCACTTCGACGACATCGGCCCCAGCGTGGTGATGGCGTCCCCCGGCATGATGCAGAGCGGCCTGTCCAGAGAGCTGTTCGAGAGCTGGTGCACCGACAAGAGGAACGGCGTCATCATCGCCGGCTACTGCGTGGAGGGGACGCTGGCCAaggtgagggggcggggctaccCGCCGGGTCGGGGTGCGCGAATGGAGCGC is part of the Odontesthes bonariensis isolate fOdoBon6 chromosome 24, fOdoBon6.hap1, whole genome shotgun sequence genome and harbors:
- the cpsf3 gene encoding cleavage and polyadenylation specificity factor subunit 3; translation: MAAKRKPDVAVPAEESDQLLIRPLGAGQEVGRSCIILEFKGRKIMLDCGIHPGLEGMDALPYIDLIDPAEIDLLLISHFHLDHCGALPWFLQKTSFKGRTFMTHASKAIYRWLLSDYVKVSNISADDMLYTETDLEDSMEKIETINFHEVKEVAGIKFWCYHAGHVLGAAMFMIEIAGVKLLYTGDFSRQEDRHLMAAEIPSVKPDILITESTYGTHIHEKREEREARFCNTVHDIVNREGRCLIPVFALGRAQELLLILDEYWQNHPELHDIPIYYASSLARKCMAVYQTYINAMNDKIRKAININNPFVFKHISNLKSMDHFDDIGPSVVMASPGMMQSGLSRELFESWCTDKRNGVIIAGYCVEGTLAKHIMTEPDEINTMSGQKLPLKMSVDYISFSAHTDYQQTSEFIRALKPPHVILVHGEQNEMARLKAALIREYEDNDEVHIEVHNPRNTEAVTLNFRGEKLAKVMGLLADQKCAQGQRVSGILVKRNFNYHILTPPDLSNYTDLCVGTVTQSQAIPFTGPISLLVGQLRNLAGDVQQVEEAEKITVKIFKSITLIHDAGMVLLEWVANPLNDMYADAITTVVLEVQSNPNAQKFLEGRKEAFDMDVFVERLELMLHDMFGDDCVNVKAGKNLSVTVDGVLATIDSETRAVTCEEDETLREMIEVAVHRLHDALSPAF